TCCGCACCGCCGTGCTGCTCTACTGCCGTGAGGGCGACGAGCGTTGGACGGAGGAGGACGGCGCCTGGATGTGGGGACTGCGAGACGCGTGCACCTTGCACGGCCTGCGCTGCGGCGCCTACATCACACTGACGCGCGGCGGGTGGCAGGTGCTGGGCGAAGGACGCGGCGGCCGTCGGCCCAGCTCCGACTCGCGGTCGAACGGTTTCGCGGATCTGGTGCCGGGGACGGGGGCCGCACCGTTGCGTACGGCGAGCGGCGCCGCCGAGGCGCTGCGCCGTACGGCGGCCCGCTGAGAGGCGAACAGCCTGCTTCCCGGCTCCGCGCCGGCGACCGGACCCGGACCTCGGGCCGCGTCCTGCACCGCCCCTGTTCGACGGCCACGACCCCGTACGCGCGACTCGGCGGCGTGCGGGGGCGCAACCCGCGGGCAGGGAAGCCGGCGCCCACCCGTCGGCGGTGCCGCACACGGAGCACGGCCCGGCCGCACAGCACGCCCGCACTGCGCAGGGCCGGACGACGACACCGGGGCAGAGCGTCGCACCCGGACGGGCAGTGTGTCGCGCCCGGTCCGGATGTGCGCGCTGCCGTCCGGCTCAGACGCCCGCGCCGAGTGCCGCGTTGATCGGCTGCGGATCACCGCACACGATCAGCAGCGCACGCGCGCGCCCCATGGCGATGGGCAGCGTCCGCGCCGCGTCGTCGTCGCTGCCGCCGTTCACGGCGACGACGACCACGGGCCGGGACGAGGCACGGTCCACCGAGGCGGCGTCCGCGTAGAAGACGTCGTCGGCGGCGTCGTGCTGGGCCCAGTAGGCCGTCTCGCCGAAGGACAGCTCATGGGCCGCCCAGGGGTGCTGCTCACCCGTGGTCAGCACGAGGATCTCGCCCGGGGCACGCCCCGAGTCGAGGAGCAGGTCGACGGCCTCACCGGCGGCGTCGAGGGCGCCGTCGGCGGAAGCGGGGATGAGCTGGATCTGCGGCGCGGAACGATTCTCCTGCCGCGGCGACGCGGTGGCGGTGGAGCCGTGCGCGCGCTGCGCCGGCGGAGCGGACCTGGCCGGACCGGGGCCGGGGCGCCCGGGACGGGGTGCGGCCGCGCCACGCGGGCCGGGTACGGGACGAGGGGTCGGCGCGGTGCGGCCTGCGGCCGATGCAGCGCGGGGACCCTGGGCACTCTCGTGAATCTGAGGCTCCTCGGGGATGAGAGGCATGGGTGGATGTCTATCAAACGCCGGTGCGACGAGCACCGGCGGGTGGCACATAAGTGCGACCGGTCGTGAGGCCGGTCGGCACAGTACTCCCGGTACGGCCGGTTCAGAAGTCGAAGCCGAGTTGGCCCCCGCTTTCCAGAGCGGCCGTCTCCACCGGGAGCCGGACCTTCTTCAGATGCCGCCAGCGCGGCATCGCGTCGAGGTAGGCCCAGGAAAGCCGGTGGAAGGGGGTGGGACCCAGCTCGTGCAGCGCCGCCTTGTGCACGGGCGACGGGTAGCCGGCGTTGTCCGCGAAGGCGTACGGCTCGAACGCCGCCGCTTCCAGTCCGAGCTCGGCCATCAGCGCATCCCGCCGCACCTTGGCGATCACCGAGGCGGCCGCCACGGCGATACAGGACTGGTCGCCCTTGATGACCGTCCGGACCCGCCAGGGCGCGCCCAGGTAGTCGTGCTTGCCGTCCAGGATGACCGCGTCGGGCCGGACGGGAAGCCCGTCCAGAGCCCGCACGGCCGCCAGCCGCAGGGCCGCCGTCATCCCCAGGTCGTCGATCTCCTCCGGGGAGGCGTGCCCGAGCGCATGACAGGTGACCCATCTATCCAGCTCCGCGGCCAGGACGGCGCGACGCTTGGGAGTGATCAGCTTGGAGTCGGTCAGCCCCTCGGGGGGCCTGCGCAGGCCCGTGACGGCCGCGCACACTGTGACAGGACCGGCCCACGCCCCTCGCCCGACCTCGTCGACACCGGCGATGATCTTGGCACCGGTGGTGGCGCGGAGTGAGCGCTCAACGGTGTGGGTGGGTGGTTCGTACGGCATGGCGCCAGACAGATTACGCCGCGCGGCGCGGCCGCGACACCCCGGCTCCCCCTTCTCCCGGACGCGCCCGCCGTCCGCCGTCGCACCGGCGCAGCGGCGGCATCACGGCCCGATCGATCATGCCGGCGATGCCGACGTCCCATCATTCGCTTCCGCACATTTTGTGTCGGTACATCATCATCGCCGGAATCACGCCGAAGACCATCTCGTCCATCGCGTCCGAACACACGTCACCCCGGGCCACACCCCGCCGTACGCCCACCGGAGGAGATGCGTCGGCGACTCGATGGCGCCGCTGACGAACAGCCCCTGGAAGCGCTCGACCGTCGACGTATCGCATTCGTGAAGGACCGCACGCAGGCCGCATCCGGCTGTCGACTATGTCACCGCCCGCGTCCGGCAGGCCAGTTGGCAGAGATCCTCAGGAACGCTTCCGTGATCCGGCGCGTCCCCCAGCGACGGCAGCCCGGCCTCCGGGACGTCGGCAACCGGGTGCCGGGCCGGCGGCGTCATCGGGCGGCGCCGGGGGTTCACGACCGGCCTCCGGTCGTCACGCTCGCCTCGCCGACGTCACTCGCTCTGGCGGGGAGCGGACCGCACCTCGCGGCGAGGCGGACCGTGCGGGCGGACGGCGCACCGGGCGGCGCCAGGTAGGCGCCCGGGCGGACGGCGCCGTCAGTCCATGCCGGTACCGGGGTCGAAGTCGTCGGGGTAGGAGTCCTCCCCGTACCCGTCACGGGTGTACTCGTCCCCGCCCCCTCCGTACCGCCCGTACTCCCGGCAGGACGAACCGCCCGCCGATGCCGGCCGCTTCTCCAGGATCTCCCTCGCCCGGGCCTGCCCCCAGCTCGTGTCGTACCAGGACTGCTCCGTCTCCCACAGGACGCGTTCGATGTCCTTCAGCGCGCAGGAGCGCACCGGCTCGGGAAGGGCGTCGAGAGCGGGGACGGCGTCCGCCGAAAGATCGCGCAGATACCGGACGTCGATCTTCCCTGTGCTCTCGAAGCGCTGGACGTTGCGCTCGGCGACCAGCGCGTCGGGCGAGCCGAGGCCGAAGGCCAGGACCGCGGCGGCGGCACTGCCCGCGACGGCGCGCGGCAGCCAGCGGCTCCCGAGGATCCCCGCGGCGATGATCAGCACCAGCACGAGTCCCAGCCACAGCTCCATCGCGGCGACCGAGATCCGCAGCCGCGTCAGCCCGTACGCGTCGACGTAGAGGTCCATCCTGCGCAGCGCGGAGGCCACCACCACCAGGGTGAGTACGCACAGCGTGCCGAGCACCGCGCGGACGAGGGCGCTGTCGCGGGCCCCTCCGCACGGCGCCCAGCGCAGCGCCAGCCCGATGACGACGAGGGTGAGCAGAGTGGCCCACAGCAGCTGCCAGAAACCCTGCCGCGCGTACTCGGCGTAGGTGAGTCCCGTCTCGCGGAGCACCCTGTCGTACCCGCCGAAGAGGACGGCCAGCTGGACGGCGATGAAGGCCGCGAAGAGCAGGTCCAGGACGATCAGGGGAAGGGCCCACTCGACCCTGCCCCTCGCTCTGCCCTGTCGCAGGGTGAAGCGGTCCCAGCGCAACGGCGCCGCCGCGGTGTGCGCCGCCGCGAGTGCCCCGGCCAGCCCGACGAGGAACAGCAGGAAGCGCCAGGGGGCGTCGACACCCGAGACGTCCGGTGTCAGCTGGCCGAGCAGATCGGCGAACGCCGCGTCGGCGCCCGCGAACAGCGCGCCGAACACGAGGAGCAGGAAGACGGCCACCGCGCTCGCGCGCAGCACGGGGCCCCAGCGGCCCCTCGAACCGTCCGCACGTTCGCGGAGTCCGCGCCACCCCCACACCGGACCGGTCACCAGCGAGTCCAGCACGCCGACCGGACCGAGGACGACGCCCGGCCAGGTGCGGCCCCCGTGAAGAGCGAGCGAGCCGACGGCCAGCGCCGAGACCACGGCCAGGAACGTCGGCCAGCCCGCGTCGCGCAGGGCCGGGACGAGCAGCAGCGCGAGGCCGCCGACCGCCCAGACGGCCGTCCAGGGGCGCAGCCGTCGGCCCGCGGCTCTGGCGGCGAAGTACGCGGCGAGCGTGGCCGGCGCCGCGACGATCAGCAGGTTCACCCCGAGCCCGTCACCGAGCAGCAATGCGCTGAGCAGTGCGGTGGCGAGGGCACACCAGAGCGTCGCCGCACGAGCGGGCTCGCGCCGGGCGGGGCGGATGGAGGCGAGCCGGGCCTCGGGCCGTTCGACCGGTGGACGCCAGGGCTGTCCGTGCTGCGTGCGCGCCTGGGCGCCGCCGGGGCCGGCCAACGAACCGTGGCTCTGTGCGGCCCCGGGCATGCCCGGTGGCCCAGGGGACCCGGCGTCCGGAGCACCGCCGACGGCATCGCGCGGCGCGGTACCGAGCGGGTCCCCCTCCGCCGACGCACCGACGGCCGCGGACCCGGCTGTCGCCGCGTGCCCGCCCGATTCCGGCGACGCCCCCGACTCCGGTGACCGTCCCGACTCGGGTGGCCTTCCCCCGTCTCCACGAGGCCGGGCGTCACCGGCCTCGTGCGTGGTCCGCTCGCGGCCGCCGTCCGAATGCCGCTCCCGCGTCCCTGCCGGCGGCAGGGCCGGGACCGGACCCGCAGGATCCGCAGGCGGCCCGGAGCCGTCGCCGGAATCGTCGTCCCGCTCCGGGACCCGGTCCTGGACGAACGATTCTTCCCCGGATCCGGCTCGCTCCTCCGGCCCGGGCCCGGTGTCCGGGGCTTGCGGTGTGGACGGTACGTCTGGCACGGGACCCCCTCCCGACCGGGCACCGCGGGTGGGGCAGACAGGGCCGTCCCGCCGTCCCGGCGTCTCATCGGCGCACGCCCGTCGTGATCAACGCTGCGGCGTGGCCGACAGGCTAGCCCCGGACCCCGCGGAACGCCCCGTCGCGACCGGGTTGTGGCAGGACCGTGACAGAGCGTCGGGACGGCCGGGAGCAAGGCCCCGCCCGGGCAGCCTCCGCCGGTCAGGCAACCTGGGCGGGCAGCCAGTCGGGCAGGTCCTCGGTCTGCGCCAGCCAGGCCGCGGGCGGAGCCCCGGCCCCCGCCGCCGCGACCACTCCCCCCGCGATGGCGCAGGTCGTGTCGACGTCCCCGCCGACCTGAGCGGTGGTCCAGAAGGTCTTCTCGAAGTCCCCGAGCGCCCGTGCCGCGGACCAGAGCGCGAACGGAACGGTGTCGTGCGCGCTGGTGCGCCGTCCCCGGCCGAGCACCGCCGCGACCGTGCCGGCATCGCCGTAGTCGAGCATGTCGCGCGCCCGGCGGAGCCCCTGCCCCACCGCGCTGCGCGGCACGAGTGCGATCACGCCGTCGAGCAGGTCGGCGGGCGGCGGAGGCCCGCCCGGGGCGGCCGCGAGCGCCGCCGCCGCCGCGACCGCCATGCTGCCGACGACGGCCTCGCGGTGCTGGTGCGTCGTGTACGCGGAGATCTCCGCCTGATGGGTGGCCTGCTCGGGGTCGTCGGCGTACCAGGCGCCGAGCGGGGCGATACGCATCGCCGCGCCGTTGCCCCACGAGCCCTGGCCGTTGAAGAGCTGCGAGGCCAGCTCACGCCAGTCGCCGCCCTCGCGGATCAGCCGCAGCATCCGGTTGACGGCGGGCCCGTAGCCCCGGTCGAAGTCGTGGTGGTCGGCGAAGGACCGCGCGAGGGCGTCCTGGTCGATCCGGCTGTGGGCGGCCAGGACGGCCACCACCGAGCAGGCCATCTCGGTGTCGTCGGTCCACTGCCAGGGCCCCGACGGCAGCGCGCGCCGTTTCAGCAGCGGATAGTTGGAGGGTACGAAGAACTGGGAGCCCAGGGCGTCTCCCACGGACAGCCCGCGCAGGCTGGCCAGGGCGCGGTCGAGGCGCCGGTCGAGAGAGGAGTCAGCGGTCATCGCACCGCCACTCTAACCGGTGATCCCGTACCACTCGGGGGTGCACCAGCGCTCGAAAGGCCTGTCCAGCGTGTACCGGCCGTCCTCGCCGAGCAGCAGCACCCGCGTCTCGCCGTTGTCGGGATTCGACAGCGACTCGAACTCGGGCACCGTCCAGTGGAACCAGCGCATGCAGAAGAGGCGCATGGTCAGTCCGTGGGTGACGAGCAGGACGTTGGGCGGGTGCTCGGGCGATTCGAAGCTCCGGTAGAGGCTCTCCAGGAACGCCCCCACCCTGTCGTACACATCGGCTCCCGACTCACCCTGCGGAAAGCGGTAGAAGAAGTGGCCGTAGGCATCGCGGTAGGCCTTCTGCAACCGCACGGCGTCCCTCTCCTGCCAGTTCCCCCAGTCCTGCTCGCGCAGCCGCGGCTCCTCCCTGACCCGGACGAGCCGAGGGTCGAGCCGGAACGCGTGAAGGGTCTGGTGGGTACGTCGATAAGGCGACACATAGACACTGACGCGCTCGTGGCCGAACAGCCCGCGCAGCCGGTTGCCGGTCTCCTCGGCCTGGTGCCACCCACGGTCGGTGAGGCTCAGCGCATGATCGGGCTTGCGCTCGTAGACCGAGTCGTCGGCGTTGCCCTCCGACTCGCCGTGCCGGACGAGGACGATGCGCCGTGGTCGTGCCATAGGACAAACCCTAGATCGGAGCGGCCTCGCACGCGGAGCCCGGTGGCACGGCTGCGGCGTGTCCTCACATGACGCGCACACATCCGTGGGCCGGGCCGAAGTGGGCAACGGTCCTCCGCTCCGTCCGCGGTGGCGGCGTCCGCCGGCGGTTCGTCCGCCCCCGCCCGTCCAGGCGGTCACACGGTCCAGGACGGCTGAAGCTCCACGACGTCGCCGGCCAGCGCCGCGATGTCCGCCTCCGTCTGTGCTCTCAGGGAGAGCCGCTCCACCCGTTCCACCCGGTACTTGCCGTGCTCGGCGACCGACTGCCACATGGACAGCACCAGGAACTCGTTCCCCGGAGCCTCGCCGAAGAGCCCCCGCACCATTCCCGGAGACCCCGCCATCGCCGGGTTCCACACCTTCTCCTGCATCAGGGAGAAGTGCTCGACCCGGTGCTCGTGCACCTTGCAGTGCGCCACGCGCACCACGTCGGCGTCCGTGAAGCGCGGCTCGAATCCGGTCTTCACGTCGAAGCGGTGGTCGAAGAGCTTTGCCTGGAGGTTCCTGTACGTGCCCGACTGGGCGGACGCGAGTCGGTCGTGCGACCGCGCCATGAATGAGTCGTAGAACGCGCGGGACTCCCAGAACGCGAACACGTGCGCGACATCCGGCCGCCCCCTGCTCCAGCCGCCACCCTGCCCCCGGAAGCCCGGCTCCCCCAGCAGCCCCGCCCATTTCCGCTGCCCGCGTTCGAACCCCCGACGGTCCACGACGGTGCAGCGAATCCACTTGACCAGCACCGCGCCATCGTACGGCCAGGGGACGTGGCCTTGGTCACTCTACCGGGTGAAGGTACGCCTCCGGTCAACGGCCCGACCGGTTCGAGCCGCCCCCTCCCGTCCGACCCCGGACGTCGTCGATCACATGACACGATGACAACTCGCACGTGACGCGCGGAGTTGACGGCCGGACCACCGTCCTGGCGGGCCTACGCCGTCCGAGAGGAAGGGAATTCGGGTGAGCAGTCTCAGCAAAGGGCTCCGGAAGGTCCAGGTGACGCTCAAGTGGGACCCCAGCCCCATCGGAGCGGCCGCCCACGACCTCGACATCGTCGCCGCCACCTACAGGGCGGACGCCCCGCACGGCGCGCCCGCCTATCTCGTGCACTTCGACAGCCGGTCGCCCGACGGCACCATCACCCTGGACCGGGACAGCCGTACCGGGCAGGGCTTCGGCGCGGACGAGGTGATGACCCTCGAACTCGAACGGCTGGCGGCTGCCTACGCGAGGGTCGTCGTCGGCGTCGTCATCCAGCAGCGGAACGCGGAGAAGTCCTTCGCCGACGTCCCCAACACCGGAGTCCGGATACTCGACGGTCCGGTGGAGCTGGCGAGCCACGACCTTTCGGGCGTCCCGGACGCCTCGGCCGCCACGATCGCGGAGTTCACCCGGGACGACGCGGGAGCGTGGCAGCTGCGTCCGGTCCTGCGCGGTTTCAGCGCCGACCCGGCCGAGTTCGCCGAGCTGATGGGCACGCCCGCCTGAGGGGAGCCTTCGCGGCGGGCCCGGCCGAGACCGCGGCACCCGCCCCGGGGCGACCGGTGTGCCCCGTCCCTCGTCGCCCACGCCGCCGGCCGGAGGGGGCGTGGGCCGGCCCGGTCCTACCGTGCCGCGGCGAGGGGCGAGAACCGGGGGAGGGACGCCGGCTCGTCGCCGGTGTCCCTCCCCCGGATCCCACGCCCCGGGTTCGGCCGGCGCCGGGCGTCACACCCGGCGCGGGCCGCCCGGTGTCAGCTGCAGCCGCTCGTCGAGCCGCAGCCCTCGCAGATGTAGCAGGAACCCGCACGCTGCATCTTCGTGCCGCAGGAGAAGCACAGCGGCGCGTCGGCGCTGATGCCGAGCTGCATCTCGACCAGTTCCGCGGAGGTGTGGGCCTGCTGCGGGGCCGGAGTCCCGGCCTTCGGGGCGGAGACCGGCTTCAGGCTCTCCTGCTGGCGCGGGGCGGACTGGGCCAGGCCCTCGACGTCCACCTCGTCCTCGGCGGGCTCGTACGAACCCGTCTCCAGATGCCGCTGACGCTCCTCGGCCGAGTGGATGCCGAGCGCCGAGCGGGTCTCGAAGGGCAGGAAGTCGAGCGCCAGGCGGCGGAAGATGTAGTCGACGATCGACTGCGCCATCCGCACGTCCGGGTCGTCCGTCATGCCGGCCGGCTCGAAGCGCATGTTCGTGAACTTGGAGACGTAGGTCTCCAGCGGCACGCCGTACTGCAGGCCGACCGAGACGGCGATGGAGAAGGCGTCCATCATGCCCGCGAGCGTGGAGCCCTGCTTCGACATCTTCAGGAAGACCTCGCCGAGACCGTCGTCCGGGTAGGAGTTGGCGGTCATGTAGCCCTCGGCGCCGCCGACCGTGAAGGAGGTCGTGATGCCGGGACGGCCCTTGGGCAGGCGCTTGCGCACCGGGCGGTACTCGACGACCTTCTCGACCGCGGTACGGATGGCCTCCTCGGCCTTCTCGGCGATCTCCTGCTTCTCCTCCTCCTTCTTCTTGGCGGAGAGCGGCTGGCCGACCTTGCAGTTGTCCCGGTAGATCGCGAGGGCCTTGACGCCCATCTTCCAGGCCTCGAAGTAGATCTCCTCGACCTCCTCGACGGTCGCCGTCTCCGGCATGTTGACCGTCTTGGACAGGGCGCCGGAGATCCACGGCTGGATCGCGGCCATCATCCGGACGTGGCCCATCGGGGAGATGGCGCGCTCGCCCATAGCGCAGTCGAAGACCTCGTAGTGCCCGGGCTTCAGGCCCGGAGCGTCGATCACGTTGCCGTGCTCGGAGATGTGGGCGACGATCGCCTCGATCTGCTCTTCCTGGTAGCCGAGACGGCGCAGCGCCTGCGGCACGGTGCCGTTGACGATCTGCATCGAGCCGCCGCCGACGAGCTTCTTGAACTTGACCAGTGCGAGGTCCGGCTCCAGACCGGTGGTGTCGCAGGACATCGCGAGACCGATCGTGCCGGTCGGGGCGATGACGGACGCCTGCGCGTTGCGGAAACCGTTCTTCGCGCCGAGGCGGACCACGTCCTGCCAGGCCTCGGTGGCCGCGGCCCAGATCGGGGTGTCCAGGTCGTCCATGCGGACGGCCGTGCCGTTGGCGTCGGCGTGCTGCTTCATCACCCGCTGGTGCGGTTCGGCATTTCGGGCGTAGCCGTCGTACGGGCCGACGACCGCGGCGAGCTCGGCGGAGCGCCGGTAGGAGGTGCCCGTCATCAGCGAGGTGACGGCACCGGCCAGGGCGCGGCCGCCGTCGGAGTCGTACGCGTGGCCGGTCGCCATCAGCAGGGCGCCCAGGTTGGCGTAGCCGATGCCGAGCTGACGGAAGGCGCGGGTGTTCTCGCCGATCTTCCGAGTCGGGAAGTCCGCGAAGCAGATGGAGATGTCCATCGCCGTGATGACGAGTTCGACGACCTTCTGGAAGCGCTCGACGTCGAAGGACTGGTTGCCCCTGCCGTCGTCCTTCAGGAACTTCATCAGGTTCAGCGAGGCCAGGTTGCAGGACGTGTTGTCCAGGTGCATGTACTCGCTGCACGGGTTCGAGCCGTTGATCCGGCCCGACTCGGGGCAGGTGTGCCAGTGGTTGATGGTGTCGTCGTACTGGATGCCCGGATCGGCACAGGCCCACGCCGCCTCGGCCATCTTGCGGAAGAGCGACTTCGCGTCGACCTCCTCGATGACCTCGCCGGTCATCCGGGCACGCAGGCCGAACTTGCCACCGGCCTCGACGGCCTTCATGAACTCGTCGTTCACACGGACGGAGTTGTTGGCGTTCTGGTACTGGACGGACGTGATGTCGTCGCCGCCCAGGTCCATGTCGAAGCCCGCGTCGCGCAGCGCGCGGATCTTCTCCTCCTCCTTGACCTTGGTCTCGATGAAGTCCTCGACGTCGGGGTGGTCGACGTCGAGGATGACCATCTTGGCGGCCCGCCGCGTCGCACCACCGGACTTGATCGTTCCGGCGGAGGCGTCGGCCCCGCGCATGAAGGAGACCGGTCCGGAGGCGTTCCCGCCGGAGGAGAGCAGTTCCTTGGAGGAGCGGATCCGGGAGAGGTTCAGACCGGCGCCGGAGCCGCCCTTGAAGATCATGCCCTCTTCCTTGTACCAGTCGAGGATCGACTCCATGGAGTCGTCGACGGACAGGATGAAGCAGGCGGAGACCTGCTGCGGCTGGGGCGTGCCGACGTTGAACCACACCGGCGAGTTGAAGCTGAAGATCTGGTGCAGAAGGGCGTACGCCAGCTCGTGCTCGAAGATCTCCGCGTCGGCGGGCGAGGCGAAGTACTTGTAGTCCTCACCGGCCTTGCGGTACGTCTTCACGATGCGGTCGATGAGCTGCTTCAGGCTCACCTCGCGCTGCGGGGTGCCGACCGCCCCGCGGAAGTACTTGCTGGTGACGATGTTGACCGCGTTCACCGACCAGAAGTCGGGGAACTCGACGCCACGCTGCTCGAAGTTGACCGAGCCGTCGCGCCAGTTGGTCATGACGACGTCACGGCGCTCCCAGGCCACCTCGTCGTACGGGTGCACGCCGGGTGTGGTGTGGACGCGCTCGATGCGCAGGCCCTGCCGGGCCGCGGCAGCCTTGGATCCCTTGGCGCGGGACCCTCGTGCCGGGCCGCTCGTCGTCTCTGTCATGCCGCCTCCCATATACGGGCAAAAACGCCCTGAAGTGCCCAGTTCTTCCCGTGGCACGGTCTCTGTCTGTCATCACGGACGCAGCGCCGTGCGCAGCACCCGTGACAGGTCTCCTCAGCCGCTCTGCGACCGAACCCCGCCCCGCCCCGCGGGGCCGTTCGATCAGTCGGCAGCCCTGGCGGGCTCGGGGACCTCGTGGGTCGCACCGGGCCCGCTCTCCTCTGCCGGTTGCCGCTGCTCGCGCAGCTCCGCGATGGCGGCCTCGAAGTCTTCGAGCGAGTCGAACGCTCGGTACACGGACGCGAAGCGCAGGTACGCGACGAGGTCGAGTTCCTGCAGGGGGCCGAGTATGGCCAGACCCACGTCGTGGGTGGTCAGCTCGGCGCTGCCGGTGGCGCGCACCGCCTCCTCGACCCGCTGGCCGAGCTGGGCGAGGGCGTCCTCGGTGACGGGCCGCCCCTGGCACGCCTTGCGCACGCCGGAGATGACCTTGTTGCGGCTGAAGGGCTCGGTCACCCCGCTGCGCTTGATCACCATCAGCGACGCCGTCTCGACCGTCGTGAACCGACGGGAGCAATCGGGGCACTGGCGGCGGCGCCGGATCGACGTGCCGTCGTCGGTGGTCCGGCTGTCGACGACACGACTGTCAGGGTGCCTGCAGAAGGGGCAGTGCATGGTTCCCAACCCTCCTCGACAGCACGACTGAACAGCCCCGCGGGGGCGCATCGGCCCCCTCGAAGCAGCCACAAGCATAGGCGATCGCTGCGACCTTGATGGACCGGGGACCACAACTTCTAGGCGGCTGGGACAATCCAACCACTAGATCTGGGGTTCGGCCCGCCAATCCCGCACCGGCGCGTGTCGCACCTCAGGAGCGCGCGCCCCGTGGCTCGCGGCCGCCGCCGGGCCGGCCACGAGATTACGGGAGGGGCCCGGCGCATCCGATTCCGGGGGCCGCGGTCGCCCCTTTCCGGCGTCCCGGATGACAGACTGGCGGTGGACAGCCCCGCGGCTCACACCCGGCCGCGAAGGCGGTCGCGACGACCCGGATCATCGGAGCGGCCGCCTATACACCCAGCCACATGCGAGCGTAAGGTGATCTGCGTTTTTTCACTCGAACGTGTGTTTGGCGCAACCTTTCGAAAGCAACTACCGTTGTCCAGCTAGGGAGACCATCTCGAGAGGGGCCGACGTGACCACCACCGCTGACAGTGCCACCATCACTGCCCAGGACCGCTCCCAGAACCGATTCGAGCCGGTGCATGCCATGAATGACGCAGCCACGACCCCGGAGGGCGCAGAGCCCGGGCGCCCCGCTCGTTCGCTGCCCGGTCGACCTCCAGGAATCCGCGCGGACAGCTCCGGCCTCACGGACCGCCAGCGCCGGGTCATCGAGGTCATCCGTGACTCGGTGCAGCGCCGCGGATACCCGCCGTCGATGCGTGAGATCGGC
The genomic region above belongs to Streptomyces marianii and contains:
- a CDS encoding ribonuclease HII, producing the protein MPYEPPTHTVERSLRATTGAKIIAGVDEVGRGAWAGPVTVCAAVTGLRRPPEGLTDSKLITPKRRAVLAAELDRWVTCHALGHASPEEIDDLGMTAALRLAAVRALDGLPVRPDAVILDGKHDYLGAPWRVRTVIKGDQSCIAVAAASVIAKVRRDALMAELGLEAAAFEPYAFADNAGYPSPVHKAALHELGPTPFHRLSWAYLDAMPRWRHLKKVRLPVETAALESGGQLGFDF
- a CDS encoding DUF4153 domain-containing protein, with amino-acid sequence MPGAAQSHGSLAGPGGAQARTQHGQPWRPPVERPEARLASIRPARREPARAATLWCALATALLSALLLGDGLGVNLLIVAAPATLAAYFAARAAGRRLRPWTAVWAVGGLALLLVPALRDAGWPTFLAVVSALAVGSLALHGGRTWPGVVLGPVGVLDSLVTGPVWGWRGLRERADGSRGRWGPVLRASAVAVFLLLVFGALFAGADAAFADLLGQLTPDVSGVDAPWRFLLFLVGLAGALAAAHTAAAPLRWDRFTLRQGRARGRVEWALPLIVLDLLFAAFIAVQLAVLFGGYDRVLRETGLTYAEYARQGFWQLLWATLLTLVVIGLALRWAPCGGARDSALVRAVLGTLCVLTLVVVASALRRMDLYVDAYGLTRLRISVAAMELWLGLVLVLIIAAGILGSRWLPRAVAGSAAAAVLAFGLGSPDALVAERNVQRFESTGKIDVRYLRDLSADAVPALDALPEPVRSCALKDIERVLWETEQSWYDTSWGQARAREILEKRPASAGGSSCREYGRYGGGGDEYTRDGYGEDSYPDDFDPGTGMD
- a CDS encoding ADP-ribosylglycohydrolase family protein encodes the protein MTADSSLDRRLDRALASLRGLSVGDALGSQFFVPSNYPLLKRRALPSGPWQWTDDTEMACSVVAVLAAHSRIDQDALARSFADHHDFDRGYGPAVNRMLRLIREGGDWRELASQLFNGQGSWGNGAAMRIAPLGAWYADDPEQATHQAEISAYTTHQHREAVVGSMAVAAAAALAAAPGGPPPPADLLDGVIALVPRSAVGQGLRRARDMLDYGDAGTVAAVLGRGRRTSAHDTVPFALWSAARALGDFEKTFWTTAQVGGDVDTTCAIAGGVVAAAGAGAPPAAWLAQTEDLPDWLPAQVA
- a CDS encoding histidine phosphatase family protein — protein: MARPRRIVLVRHGESEGNADDSVYERKPDHALSLTDRGWHQAEETGNRLRGLFGHERVSVYVSPYRRTHQTLHAFRLDPRLVRVREEPRLREQDWGNWQERDAVRLQKAYRDAYGHFFYRFPQGESGADVYDRVGAFLESLYRSFESPEHPPNVLLVTHGLTMRLFCMRWFHWTVPEFESLSNPDNGETRVLLLGEDGRYTLDRPFERWCTPEWYGITG
- a CDS encoding YdbC family protein; translated protein: MLVKWIRCTVVDRRGFERGQRKWAGLLGEPGFRGQGGGWSRGRPDVAHVFAFWESRAFYDSFMARSHDRLASAQSGTYRNLQAKLFDHRFDVKTGFEPRFTDADVVRVAHCKVHEHRVEHFSLMQEKVWNPAMAGSPGMVRGLFGEAPGNEFLVLSMWQSVAEHGKYRVERVERLSLRAQTEADIAALAGDVVELQPSWTV
- a CDS encoding TerD family protein, which gives rise to MSSLSKGLRKVQVTLKWDPSPIGAAAHDLDIVAATYRADAPHGAPAYLVHFDSRSPDGTITLDRDSRTGQGFGADEVMTLELERLAAAYARVVVGVVIQQRNAEKSFADVPNTGVRILDGPVELASHDLSGVPDASAATIAEFTRDDAGAWQLRPVLRGFSADPAEFAELMGTPA
- a CDS encoding vitamin B12-dependent ribonucleotide reductase → MTETTSGPARGSRAKGSKAAAARQGLRIERVHTTPGVHPYDEVAWERRDVVMTNWRDGSVNFEQRGVEFPDFWSVNAVNIVTSKYFRGAVGTPQREVSLKQLIDRIVKTYRKAGEDYKYFASPADAEIFEHELAYALLHQIFSFNSPVWFNVGTPQPQQVSACFILSVDDSMESILDWYKEEGMIFKGGSGAGLNLSRIRSSKELLSSGGNASGPVSFMRGADASAGTIKSGGATRRAAKMVILDVDHPDVEDFIETKVKEEEKIRALRDAGFDMDLGGDDITSVQYQNANNSVRVNDEFMKAVEAGGKFGLRARMTGEVIEEVDAKSLFRKMAEAAWACADPGIQYDDTINHWHTCPESGRINGSNPCSEYMHLDNTSCNLASLNLMKFLKDDGRGNQSFDVERFQKVVELVITAMDISICFADFPTRKIGENTRAFRQLGIGYANLGALLMATGHAYDSDGGRALAGAVTSLMTGTSYRRSAELAAVVGPYDGYARNAEPHQRVMKQHADANGTAVRMDDLDTPIWAAATEAWQDVVRLGAKNGFRNAQASVIAPTGTIGLAMSCDTTGLEPDLALVKFKKLVGGGSMQIVNGTVPQALRRLGYQEEQIEAIVAHISEHGNVIDAPGLKPGHYEVFDCAMGERAISPMGHVRMMAAIQPWISGALSKTVNMPETATVEEVEEIYFEAWKMGVKALAIYRDNCKVGQPLSAKKKEEEKQEIAEKAEEAIRTAVEKVVEYRPVRKRLPKGRPGITTSFTVGGAEGYMTANSYPDDGLGEVFLKMSKQGSTLAGMMDAFSIAVSVGLQYGVPLETYVSKFTNMRFEPAGMTDDPDVRMAQSIVDYIFRRLALDFLPFETRSALGIHSAEERQRHLETGSYEPAEDEVDVEGLAQSAPRQQESLKPVSAPKAGTPAPQQAHTSAELVEMQLGISADAPLCFSCGTKMQRAGSCYICEGCGSTSGCS
- the nrdR gene encoding transcriptional regulator NrdR, with amino-acid sequence MHCPFCRHPDSRVVDSRTTDDGTSIRRRRQCPDCSRRFTTVETASLMVIKRSGVTEPFSRNKVISGVRKACQGRPVTEDALAQLGQRVEEAVRATGSAELTTHDVGLAILGPLQELDLVAYLRFASVYRAFDSLEDFEAAIAELREQRQPAEESGPGATHEVPEPARAAD